In bacterium, a single genomic region encodes these proteins:
- the phnE gene encoding phosphonate ABC transporter, permease protein PhnE, with the protein MRNNSIQVLPPISSPQLSVPPRYSSPKFAQVATILILFVVIYPAFQGAEVSPRALIEGAPYMQEVLLEMFPPSTERLPQVLSLLVSTFHMAVAGTIIGILLALPLAILGARKTTPHVLFYQSSRLIVSLARTIPDLVWALFFVVTVGIGPFAGVLTIAVDTLGFCGRFFAEGIEETESNPKEALETLGAGRRAILAIFILPSSAPSFINTALFSLEKAVRSSVVLGLVGAGGIGVELKVAMDTFRYDEACTIILAIFALVIVVEQVSMHARKWMASE; encoded by the coding sequence ATGAGAAATAATTCGATACAAGTTTTGCCACCCATATCGTCCCCTCAACTCTCGGTACCACCGCGCTATTCAAGCCCGAAATTTGCTCAAGTAGCGACAATACTGATTCTTTTCGTAGTCATCTATCCTGCCTTTCAAGGAGCCGAAGTTTCGCCACGAGCTCTGATTGAAGGCGCTCCATACATGCAAGAAGTACTTTTAGAAATGTTTCCGCCAAGTACAGAGCGGCTTCCACAAGTTCTCTCCCTACTTGTGAGCACATTTCATATGGCTGTTGCAGGGACAATCATAGGTATTCTCCTAGCACTTCCTCTTGCAATACTCGGAGCAAGAAAAACAACACCACACGTTCTCTTCTACCAATCATCCCGACTTATTGTTTCACTTGCTCGGACCATCCCCGATCTCGTCTGGGCCCTATTTTTTGTGGTAACCGTCGGAATCGGCCCCTTTGCGGGAGTTCTTACGATTGCTGTTGATACTCTAGGCTTTTGTGGTCGCTTTTTCGCGGAAGGTATTGAAGAAACTGAATCAAACCCTAAAGAAGCACTGGAAACACTGGGGGCGGGTCGCCGAGCCATTTTGGCTATTTTCATTCTTCCTTCCTCGGCTCCAAGTTTTATCAACACCGCACTCTTTTCACTTGAGAAAGCAGTTCGTTCCTCTGTTGTCCTTGGTCTCGTTGGAGCTGGTGGTATTGGAGTAGAGCTCAAAGTCGCAATGGACACATTCCGATATGATGAAGCGTGTACCATCATTCTCGCCATCTTTGCGCTCGTAATTGTTGTAGAGCAGGTCAGTATGCACGCTCGAAAGTGGATGGCTTCAGAGTAA
- a CDS encoding ATP-binding cassette domain-containing protein, translating to MATQSSTLPVQGPHATAETAHPSEILSPRDNSKTSPILCFQGVTKQFGTQRVLQGVTLSVRPGEVTALLGSNGSGKSTLLRMVPKLMVADSGDVQVFGQSLSSIRRKELRAIRSQVGFIFQKHNLVPRLSALTNTLHGALGRTRSPQAWFHSIAPSRLRQEALACLSQVGLQEHALKEARFLSGGQSQRVAIARALMQRPKLILADEPVASLDPDAGEHVMRLLRTVAKEMGIGLLFSTHHLEHAIGYSDNIVGLVGGKIKFNNPANGVNIDKLRAVYEK from the coding sequence ATGGCGACTCAATCCTCTACTCTTCCAGTCCAAGGTCCTCATGCGACAGCAGAAACCGCGCATCCTTCAGAGATACTTTCTCCCAGAGATAACAGTAAGACTTCTCCGATTCTTTGCTTTCAAGGAGTAACAAAACAGTTTGGCACTCAGCGGGTCTTACAAGGCGTGACGCTCTCAGTTCGTCCTGGGGAGGTAACTGCACTTCTTGGCTCAAACGGCTCAGGGAAGAGTACTCTGCTGAGAATGGTTCCAAAGCTTATGGTTGCAGATTCCGGAGATGTTCAAGTATTCGGTCAATCACTTTCCTCCATTCGGAGAAAGGAATTGCGTGCGATTCGATCACAGGTCGGATTTATTTTTCAGAAACATAATCTTGTTCCACGACTATCGGCACTAACGAATACACTCCATGGCGCGCTCGGAAGAACTCGTAGCCCTCAAGCATGGTTTCACTCTATTGCTCCGAGTAGGCTACGACAAGAAGCACTAGCATGTCTCTCTCAAGTCGGTTTACAAGAACACGCGTTAAAGGAAGCAAGATTTCTCTCTGGTGGACAGTCTCAGAGAGTTGCTATAGCGCGTGCTCTCATGCAACGACCAAAGCTCATACTTGCAGATGAGCCAGTTGCAAGCCTCGACCCCGATGCAGGTGAACACGTCATGCGACTATTACGTACTGTTGCCAAGGAGATGGGGATAGGACTGCTATTCTCCACGCACCATCTGGAACATGCCATCGGTTACTCTGATAACATTGTGGGTTTAGTTGGAGGAAAGATTAAGTTTAATAACCCTGCAAACGGGGTAAATATAGACAAGTTAAGGGCAGTGTATGAGAAATAA
- a CDS encoding tetratricopeptide repeat protein → MKRLHILLLLIAIPVFYFMPVLFSSDGESNLSLEYWFPALFSSEESAENHIKAGKAFLTEDNLWKARQSFHRATKFDPQNSEAKFLHGTTQLSLKYFEEAIRDFTECLQLDPSNGNAYYNRAISFAHLQNFSSAIRDFTEAIKLNPSDVAAYRDRGVAKQRLGDKRNALADFQKAVALQPNYVQAQVSLGYLLVQMGSVEEGLNHLNLAASLDPQVRGNFITDKTCGLAWAEETQRIIYRACEKLRPEENPL, encoded by the coding sequence ATGAAGCGGTTACATATTCTTCTCCTATTAATTGCTATTCCAGTCTTTTATTTCATGCCGGTCTTATTTTCATCGGACGGAGAAAGCAACCTATCTCTCGAGTATTGGTTTCCTGCTCTCTTTTCCTCCGAAGAAAGCGCTGAAAACCACATAAAGGCAGGAAAAGCATTTCTAACTGAAGACAATCTGTGGAAAGCGCGCCAGTCTTTTCATCGTGCCACTAAGTTTGACCCTCAAAATTCAGAAGCAAAATTCCTGCATGGAACGACTCAACTGTCTCTTAAGTATTTTGAAGAAGCAATTCGTGACTTCACTGAATGTCTTCAGCTTGATCCATCTAATGGAAATGCCTATTACAATCGAGCGATAAGCTTTGCTCACCTCCAAAACTTCTCTTCAGCTATCCGTGATTTCACCGAAGCCATTAAGCTTAATCCAAGTGATGTAGCAGCGTATCGTGACCGCGGTGTCGCAAAACAACGGCTTGGTGATAAGCGCAATGCGTTGGCGGATTTTCAAAAAGCAGTGGCACTACAGCCAAACTATGTACAAGCTCAGGTAAGCCTTGGCTATCTTCTTGTTCAGATGGGCTCTGTTGAAGAAGGACTGAACCATTTAAACCTTGCTGCTTCCTTAGACCCGCAAGTCAGGGGCAATTTTATAACCGATAAAACCTGTGGACTTGCCTGGGCAGAAGAAACCCAGCGAATAATTTATAGAGCATGTGAAAAACTGAGGCCCGAAGAGAATCCTCTATGA